Proteins encoded in a region of the Methanobrevibacter millerae genome:
- a CDS encoding DUF6434 domain-containing protein — translation MSNKDLLTKELTPEEFTQYYFLKEELKDFCRREGLKRSGNKQDLEKRIIHYLSTGKQLEESIIKEKITNNISDINLDSKLGENFKCSEDKRVFFEKYIGKGFKFKVKFQKWLRANPEKTYRDAISAYDMIINSKEKTKIDKQFQYNQYIRDFFADNNDKSLSEAIKCWNYKKSIKGHNKYERTDLEALL, via the coding sequence ATGTCCAATAAAGATTTATTAACTAAAGAATTAACTCCTGAAGAATTTACACAATACTATTTTTTGAAAGAGGAGTTGAAAGACTTTTGCCGTAGGGAAGGATTAAAACGAAGTGGAAATAAGCAGGATTTAGAAAAAAGAATCATTCATTATTTATCTACAGGTAAACAATTGGAAGAATCAATTATCAAAGAAAAAATCACTAACAATATATCTGATATTAACTTGGATTCTAAATTGGGCGAAAATTTTAAATGCAGTGAAGACAAAAGAGTGTTTTTTGAAAAATATATTGGAAAAGGTTTTAAATTTAAAGTTAAATTCCAAAAATGGCTAAGGGCAAATCCTGAAAAAACATATCGTGATGCAATCAGTGCTTACGATATGATAATTAATTCAAAAGAAAAAACAAAGATTGATAAGCAATTTCAATATAATCAATATATAAGAGATTTTTTTGCAGATAATAATGATAAATCGTTGAGTGAAGCAATTAAATGTTGGAATTATAAAAAATCCATTAAAGGCCATAATAAATATGAAAGAACTGATTTGGAGGCATTGTTGTGA
- a CDS encoding TIGR04076 family protein: MKKVKITVMRKVRHDDLIDKYENPLEHECDVEEGDVFIANGWQRPDNFCDSAWESLSPFVMALANGASDFYEGWMKNKKSAMISCNDGFRPVSFLLETMEEDAD, from the coding sequence GTGAAAAAGGTTAAAATTACCGTTATGAGAAAAGTCAGGCATGATGATTTGATTGATAAATATGAAAATCCTCTGGAGCATGAATGTGATGTTGAAGAGGGGGATGTTTTCATAGCTAATGGCTGGCAAAGGCCAGATAACTTCTGTGATAGTGCATGGGAAAGTCTTTCTCCTTTTGTGATGGCTTTGGCAAATGGTGCCAGTGATTTTTATGAGGGGTGGATGAAAAATAAAAAATCTGCAATGATTTCCTGTAATGATGGATTCAGACCTGTCAGTTTCCTTTTAGAAACGATGGAAGAAGATGCAGACTAA
- a CDS encoding SLC13 family permease: MQTNLFDTMTGFVDKAINFFKDETVFSISLILAIISCFFVKPNANYFNYINWDTIILLLIIMIIVEVLKNLAIFEILVRKLLNMTKNTRGLVFVLVFTCFFSSIFITNDVSLIIFVPFSILALKRIDRWDLMVFSVSLQTIAANVGCMILPIGAPHNIVMYTLSNISFTSFFSVLLPYIILSVIFLLILMFFVPKDNIKLPDFVNVSFNRNNFFKRVFLGVDYYLLLTFIALFVLIGNLENISFLNSLFRHWIVGNEVICGVVSSQIISNVPSAMLLSGFSANYEAIVVGINIGGFGTLIASMANLISFKILVREYGEFKIRYFIIFTVLNLVLLIILLGYYFLTI; this comes from the coding sequence ATGCAGACTAATCTTTTTGATACGATGACGGGTTTTGTAGATAAAGCTATTAATTTTTTTAAAGATGAAACTGTTTTTTCAATATCTTTAATTTTAGCAATTATTTCCTGTTTTTTTGTAAAGCCAAATGCTAATTATTTCAATTATATTAATTGGGATACAATCATATTGCTTTTAATTATAATGATTATTGTTGAAGTTTTAAAGAACTTAGCTATTTTTGAGATATTGGTTCGTAAATTACTGAACATGACTAAAAACACTCGAGGTTTGGTTTTTGTTTTGGTTTTCACATGTTTTTTTAGTTCCATATTTATCACTAATGATGTAAGCTTAATAATATTCGTTCCATTTTCTATTCTGGCTTTAAAAAGAATCGATAGGTGGGATTTGATGGTATTTTCTGTTAGTTTACAGACTATTGCCGCTAACGTTGGATGTATGATTCTTCCTATTGGTGCTCCCCATAATATTGTGATGTATACATTATCAAATATTTCCTTTACATCATTTTTTTCAGTATTGTTGCCGTATATTATTTTATCAGTAATTTTTCTATTAATATTGATGTTTTTTGTTCCAAAAGATAATATAAAGTTACCTGATTTTGTTAATGTTTCTTTTAATCGAAATAATTTTTTCAAACGTGTTTTTCTTGGTGTTGATTATTATTTGCTGTTGACATTCATTGCTTTGTTTGTATTAATAGGTAATTTGGAAAACATTTCATTTTTAAATTCATTATTCAGACATTGGATTGTCGGAAATGAGGTTATCTGTGGAGTTGTCTCATCACAAATCATTTCTAATGTTCCCTCAGCAATGCTTTTAAGTGGCTTCAGTGCTAATTATGAAGCAATCGTTGTGGGAATTAATATTGGTGGTTTTGGAACTTTGATTGCATCAATGGCTAATCTCATTTCCTTTAAAATACTTGTTCGTGAATATGGAGAATTTAAAATAAGATATTTTATTATTTTCACTGTTTTAAATCTTGTTTTGTTGATTATTTTGTTGGGATATTATTTTTTAACAATTTAA
- a CDS encoding MATE family efflux transporter, translating to MANENVELMRGEPEIAIRKLAIPIMISMLLTASYNIVDGIWVAGLGQAAIAGIGFVTPIFMILNGFSVGLGNGATSSISRAVGARNHEGASKSATHSLLIFLVASILLTLIFLIIQEPLLIAYGASGQSLAEGIKYGTPLFMGLFAFMFANGGSGILRGEGDMKRAMYAIIVSVILNFILDPIFIYVLNLGSAGASLATIMSSIGSAIVIMYWILIKKDTYVDVTFKGFKFESHIARDILKVGIPSSLDMLMMSIAMSFYLIFISSVGGEYGIAAFTSGQRLYLFGIMPLTAVGSAVAAVSGSSYGANNWEYLSRTHTYGTKFAMIIAIAILLILVIFAPQLSMIFAYTPETAPLIPEITNFLRIASFGLLLVGIGMPSSFMYQGIGRGTTSLIWTIIRELIFTVSFTYIFGIILNWGLTGIWVGLAIGRILASILNFIYAKYTLKKLKTIMN from the coding sequence ATGGCTAATGAAAATGTTGAATTGATGAGGGGTGAGCCGGAAATTGCTATTAGGAAGTTAGCTATTCCTATAATGATTTCTATGCTTTTAACCGCATCATATAATATTGTTGACGGAATTTGGGTTGCAGGATTGGGCCAGGCAGCTATTGCGGGGATAGGTTTTGTAACTCCAATATTCATGATTTTGAACGGATTCAGTGTTGGTCTTGGAAATGGTGCAACAAGCAGCATCAGTCGTGCTGTCGGTGCAAGAAATCATGAAGGTGCCAGCAAATCTGCAACACACTCTCTTTTAATATTTTTGGTGGCATCTATTTTGCTGACTTTAATTTTCCTTATAATTCAGGAGCCTTTACTTATAGCTTATGGGGCATCAGGCCAATCTTTGGCTGAAGGAATTAAATATGGTACACCATTATTTATGGGGCTATTCGCTTTCATGTTTGCCAATGGTGGAAGCGGAATCCTGCGTGGTGAAGGGGACATGAAAAGAGCAATGTATGCAATCATTGTATCTGTTATATTGAATTTCATTTTAGACCCGATTTTCATTTATGTTTTAAATTTAGGATCAGCCGGTGCTTCTCTTGCAACAATAATGAGCTCAATAGGATCAGCAATCGTTATAATGTATTGGATTTTAATAAAAAAGGACACTTATGTTGATGTCACATTCAAAGGATTTAAATTTGAATCTCATATTGCCCGTGATATTTTGAAAGTCGGAATTCCATCCTCTCTGGATATGCTGATGATGTCAATTGCAATGAGTTTTTATTTGATATTTATTTCATCAGTTGGTGGTGAATATGGTATAGCAGCATTCACTTCGGGTCAAAGATTATATTTATTTGGTATAATGCCATTAACTGCTGTTGGAAGTGCTGTTGCTGCTGTCAGCGGAAGTTCTTATGGTGCCAATAACTGGGAATACCTGTCAAGAACCCACACTTACGGTACAAAATTTGCAATGATTATTGCAATTGCAATCCTGCTTATTTTAGTAATATTTGCTCCTCAATTATCAATGATTTTTGCATATACTCCTGAAACTGCTCCGCTTATTCCTGAAATCACAAACTTTTTAAGAATTGCATCATTCGGTTTGCTTTTGGTTGGTATAGGTATGCCTTCAAGCTTTATGTATCAGGGTATTGGTCGTGGTACAACCAGTTTGATTTGGACTATTATTCGTGAGCTGATTTTCACTGTAAGTTTTACTTATATATTTGGAATTATATTAAATTGGGGTTTAACTGGAATATGGGTAGGTCTTGCTATTGGTAGGATATTAGCATCTATTTTAAACTTTATTTATGCTAAATATACTCTTAAAAAGTTAAAAACAATAATGAATTAA
- a CDS encoding C-GCAxxG-C-C family protein has protein sequence MKLDKKILEEKIREYRAFKSCSESTLMGLCEIAGADISQKKMVKLACGFAGGMGGTFDEGTCGAVTGALIANGILNDDPSNIKSNAKEIFNTFKEEYGTVRCDKISKNGEDKSPCVDCCVFIANKVADLLDE, from the coding sequence ATGAAACTTGACAAAAAAATTTTAGAGGAAAAAATTAGAGAATATAGGGCATTTAAAAGTTGCTCTGAATCAACTTTAATGGGGCTTTGTGAAATTGCAGGAGCAGACATCAGCCAAAAGAAAATGGTAAAATTAGCATGTGGATTTGCAGGTGGAATGGGTGGAACTTTTGATGAAGGAACTTGCGGTGCAGTTACAGGTGCATTAATTGCAAATGGAATATTAAACGATGATCCTTCAAATATTAAATCCAATGCTAAAGAGATTTTTAATACATTTAAGGAAGAATATGGTACTGTCAGATGCGATAAAATAAGTAAAAATGGTGAAGATAAATCACCTTGTGTTGACTGCTGTGTGTTTATCGCAAACAAAGTGGCAGATTTACTTGACGAATGA
- the cfbD gene encoding Ni-sirohydrochlorin a,c-diamide reductive cyclase catalytic subunit: MHPRPSPIAATLYTLRDMNVDVIVMHGPTGCCFRTARLLESDGVRVVTTGMSENDFILGAGEKLVETLTEAYNAFEPKLMGIAGTCASMIIGEDLKEAIATADLPCTVIPVESHGGSGEGDNTVGAIMVLDAAVECGVIPQEEADRQIEMLEKATEVEKTRGMAQGKYIKPNFGDSKEIVAKTVVNALKDGKNVAFVLNVKKETSYLFADIVNFDYKQINPDNKPIFVANLNENIGLPRIRQHAVNIKNQLDIVPDFITGGLDEYPVTANVAADYLKDKDLDLIVVFGVPHAFPIEEFDVESVAVTDGPRLVEPLKELGYTHVVAELDAHSKTLGTDEIVFSDFGGMIRSAIGWME; this comes from the coding sequence ATACATCCAAGACCGAGTCCAATTGCTGCTACTCTTTATACATTGAGAGATATGAATGTTGATGTTATTGTTATGCACGGACCTACAGGGTGTTGCTTTAGAACGGCAAGACTTTTGGAAAGTGATGGTGTGCGTGTTGTAACTACTGGAATGTCAGAAAATGATTTTATATTGGGTGCTGGTGAAAAGCTAGTCGAAACATTAACTGAAGCCTATAATGCATTCGAGCCGAAGTTAATGGGGATTGCAGGTACCTGTGCCAGCATGATAATCGGTGAGGATTTAAAAGAGGCAATTGCAACTGCCGATTTGCCATGCACTGTGATTCCGGTCGAATCTCATGGAGGTTCCGGTGAAGGCGACAATACTGTTGGAGCCATAATGGTTTTAGATGCTGCGGTTGAGTGTGGTGTGATTCCTCAGGAGGAAGCAGATAGGCAAATTGAAATGCTTGAAAAGGCAACTGAAGTTGAAAAAACTCGTGGAATGGCTCAGGGGAAATATATCAAACCTAACTTTGGAGACTCAAAAGAAATAGTAGCAAAAACTGTTGTCAATGCTTTAAAAGATGGAAAAAATGTTGCTTTTGTTTTAAATGTTAAAAAGGAAACATCTTATTTGTTTGCAGATATTGTTAATTTTGATTATAAACAAATCAATCCTGACAATAAACCTATTTTTGTTGCTAATTTAAATGAAAATATTGGTTTGCCTAGAATCAGGCAGCATGCTGTCAATATTAAAAATCAATTGGATATTGTGCCTGATTTCATCACAGGAGGACTTGATGAATACCCAGTAACTGCCAATGTGGCAGCAGATTATTTGAAGGATAAAGATTTGGATTTAATTGTTGTATTTGGTGTTCCTCATGCATTTCCAATTGAAGAATTTGATGTTGAATCCGTTGCAGTAACGGATGGTCCACGTTTAGTGGAGCCATTGAAAGAATTGGGTTATACTCATGTAGTTGCAGAGCTTGATGCACATTCAAAAACATTAGGAACTGATGAAATTGTATTTTCAGACTTTGGTGGAATGATTAGATCAGCTATTGGGTGGATGGAATAA
- the hisH gene encoding imidazole glycerol phosphate synthase subunit HisH, protein MITIIDYKSGNLKSISNGFKKIGEEFQITDDIDLISNAKHLVLPGVGAFGSAMENLEPFRKVIEEHVRDDKPFLGVCLGQQVLMGESEESSNVHGLDLFKGHCEYLPEGVKIPHMGWNRLDVVKKSPILEGVDKEYFYFVHSYHVIPDDDDIIAGTCDYGIDVVASLSQNNLFSTQFHPEKSGKAGLKILKNFVNIKE, encoded by the coding sequence ATGATAACGATTATTGATTATAAAAGTGGTAATTTAAAAAGCATTTCAAATGGATTTAAAAAAATTGGTGAAGAATTTCAAATAACTGATGATATAGATTTAATTTCTAATGCAAAACATTTGGTATTGCCTGGTGTTGGTGCTTTTGGCTCAGCTATGGAGAATTTAGAACCATTCAGGAAAGTCATCGAAGAGCATGTCCGTGATGATAAGCCATTTTTAGGAGTATGTTTGGGCCAACAGGTACTTATGGGTGAAAGCGAAGAAAGTTCTAATGTGCATGGTCTGGATTTATTCAAAGGTCATTGCGAATACTTGCCTGAAGGAGTAAAAATTCCACATATGGGCTGGAATAGATTAGATGTAGTTAAAAAATCTCCTATTTTGGAGGGAGTAGATAAAGAATATTTTTATTTTGTCCATTCATATCATGTAATTCCCGACGATGATGATATTATTGCAGGCACATGCGATTATGGAATAGATGTGGTAGCATCATTAAGTCAAAACAACTTATTTTCAACACAATTCCACCCAGAAAAAAGTGGAAAAGCTGGACTAAAAATATTAAAAAACTTTGTTAATATTAAGGAGTAG
- a CDS encoding AIR synthase-related protein codes for MDIEGFVRARIDDYSYEDLSVLLAERIREYKEISDENSIKMAEAVIDEVSTTLKLKESDDEFLKEITEITKSGVGMGEMGVGSRGAGDFFVHRRIADIVASTNTASLVNPTEQDDGGVVRSKAKNDEVYITTAVDGIHSRLSEYPFLGGFHVTRATLRDVCVMGADPVAILSDVHLADDGDVGKIFDFTAGVAAVSELVNVPIVAGSTLRVGGDMVLGDRFVSAVGSVGVSDYPPTARKGATKGDVILLTEGSGGGTITTTAIYNGFFDVVWDTMNVNFVQASQSLFEADLVKDIHAMTDVTNGGLRGDAHEISNTTGVGLEFYEKDIRNMVAPNVLNMLETLNIDPLGVSTDSLMLVVPEDIAEDVIKTVSSAGVDIAEIGQVTDSGEPILIKEDFSTEKLVPLFREAAYTKIKKLVGDTTPEDFEIMQEKVQKACEDAIAKKDKVINYINKN; via the coding sequence ATGGATATTGAAGGTTTTGTCCGTGCAAGAATTGATGATTATTCATATGAAGATTTATCAGTTCTTTTGGCTGAAAGAATAAGAGAATATAAGGAAATTTCTGATGAAAATTCAATAAAGATGGCAGAAGCGGTCATTGATGAGGTTTCAACTACCTTAAAATTAAAAGAAAGTGATGATGAATTTTTAAAGGAAATCACTGAAATCACCAAATCCGGTGTTGGAATGGGTGAAATGGGTGTTGGTTCCCGTGGAGCAGGAGATTTCTTTGTTCACAGGAGAATTGCAGATATTGTTGCTTCAACAAACACTGCATCACTTGTCAATCCAACTGAACAGGATGATGGTGGAGTAGTGCGTTCAAAGGCAAAAAATGATGAGGTTTATATTACAACTGCTGTGGATGGAATTCATTCAAGATTAAGCGAATATCCATTTTTAGGCGGTTTTCATGTTACTCGAGCAACTTTAAGAGATGTTTGTGTAATGGGAGCAGATCCAGTAGCTATTTTAAGTGATGTTCACTTGGCCGATGACGGTGATGTTGGTAAAATCTTCGACTTTACTGCTGGTGTGGCTGCTGTATCTGAACTTGTTAATGTCCCAATTGTTGCTGGAAGTACATTGAGGGTTGGTGGAGACATGGTTTTAGGTGATAGGTTTGTTTCTGCTGTAGGAAGTGTCGGAGTTTCAGATTATCCTCCAACAGCACGTAAGGGTGCAACAAAAGGGGATGTGATTCTTTTAACTGAAGGTTCAGGCGGAGGAACAATCACCACAACAGCAATTTATAATGGATTTTTTGATGTTGTATGGGATACAATGAATGTTAATTTTGTTCAAGCTTCACAATCTCTGTTTGAAGCGGATTTGGTTAAGGATATTCATGCAATGACTGATGTTACTAATGGAGGACTTAGAGGGGATGCTCATGAAATTTCAAATACTACTGGTGTTGGTTTGGAATTCTATGAAAAGGATATAAGAAATATGGTAGCTCCAAATGTGTTGAACATGCTTGAAACATTAAATATTGATCCATTGGGAGTATCTACAGATTCATTGATGCTTGTTGTTCCTGAAGATATTGCAGAAGATGTCATAAAAACCGTTTCATCAGCAGGTGTTGACATTGCAGAAATCGGTCAGGTCACTGATAGCGGCGAACCGATATTGATTAAGGAAGACTTTTCAACTGAAAAACTTGTTCCTCTATTTAGAGAAGCTGCATACACAAAAATTAAAAAGCTAGTCGGTGATACAACACCTGAAGACTTTGAAATAATGCAGGAAAAAGTTCAAAAAGCTTGCGAAGATGCAATTGCTAAAAAGGACAAGGTTATAAACTATATAAATAAAAATTAA
- a CDS encoding RNA-guided endonuclease TnpB family protein: MVDVKKGMKVKIYPTQEQKDCFHRNFGCCRKAHNVVLDKYNKMHSNVSNLRPTFTFLNKLLNEAKREFPYLEDVESTSLQQEIRDLPTSFDNFFKNPSHFNKPHFHKKKTVKLSFRQTIRQDIRIIQKNKMILRKYGKVKFHTSQEYFQILNDKNTKFNNVTISFDGIDYFATFNIDFTEEEWELTGKNVGCDINSYVNGWLVTSDEEKEYFDIDHENQMVKLINRIMAKCTNGSKKWKKQKIRLLKWYHQRSNKLDDYIEKLSTEMVKKYDAIVFEKNYSKIKILIGGEQNLVFPLTKFITKLQDKFARHKPQAEGVVFVDAKYTSKKCHFCGNINHELDVKTRKWKCPNCGKILDRDINAAINILNRWDYGDSLENAK; this comes from the coding sequence ATGGTGGATGTTAAAAAGGGAATGAAGGTTAAGATTTATCCTACTCAGGAGCAGAAGGATTGTTTTCATAGGAATTTTGGTTGCTGTCGCAAGGCTCATAATGTCGTTCTTGACAAATACAATAAAATGCACAGTAACGTTTCCAACCTAAGACCCACATTTACGTTCTTAAATAAACTACTAAATGAAGCCAAGAGGGAATTTCCTTATTTGGAGGATGTAGAATCAACAAGTCTCCAACAGGAAATAAGAGACTTGCCCACATCATTCGATAATTTCTTTAAAAATCCATCACACTTCAATAAACCCCATTTTCACAAAAAGAAAACAGTTAAACTATCATTCAGACAAACAATAAGACAAGACATTAGAATCATCCAAAAAAATAAAATGATTCTGAGAAAATATGGCAAAGTAAAATTCCACACAAGCCAAGAATACTTCCAAATACTAAACGACAAAAATACAAAATTTAACAATGTAACAATCTCCTTTGATGGAATAGACTACTTTGCAACATTCAACATTGATTTCACTGAAGAAGAATGGGAACTAACAGGTAAAAATGTAGGTTGTGATATTAATTCATATGTAAACGGCTGGCTGGTCACAAGCGATGAGGAAAAGGAATACTTTGACATTGACCATGAAAACCAAATGGTCAAATTAATCAACCGGATAATGGCCAAATGCACAAATGGAAGCAAAAAATGGAAAAAACAGAAAATCAGACTATTAAAATGGTATCATCAACGATCCAATAAACTTGACGACTATATAGAGAAACTTTCAACAGAAATGGTCAAAAAATATGATGCCATAGTATTTGAGAAAAATTACTCAAAAATTAAAATATTGATTGGTGGCGAGCAAAACTTGGTGTTTCCACTCACAAAATTCATAACTAAACTACAAGACAAATTTGCTAGGCACAAACCTCAAGCAGAAGGCGTAGTATTTGTAGATGCAAAATATACCAGTAAAAAATGTCATTTTTGCGGAAACATCAACCATGAATTAGATGTGAAAACTCGAAAATGGAAATGTCCAAACTGCGGTAAAATACTAGACCGTGACATTAACGCCGCCATTAATATTTTGAACCGGTGGGACTACGGGGATAGCCTAGAAAACGCCAAATAA
- the truD gene encoding tRNA pseudouridine(13) synthase TruD: MLNANTYVTSQEGIGGSIRNQYEDFYVEEIPELIPTGEGPNVWVWIEKIGRTTLDVVLDIARDLHIDRKRMGFAGMKDKKALTRQWICIANMDSEEQFRQVENLDIYKTDFLKITRGRKKLRMGQLKGNKFRILIRDLDDIEKSADIANDVLKELEVTGVPNYFGWQRFGRPRTNTHLVGEALIHNDLAEAVRIYVGNPSEDESLENQKARQAYDDGDLEKSLELMGKGMRYEKMIVRQLIKDSKKGELDDKAYMNAIHALPKPLQRMFVHAYQSYLFNDVVSRRVEMGINKYIEGDIIIDNDENIVRDKTSDEYQEMIDNFEVNPTVPLFGTKVPFAGGEVGEMEKSVLESYGLEKSDFEVPKMPRLGSHGLRRALRFQVWDASAKATDEGVLAEFSINKGSYATAVLREVMKKDVV; encoded by the coding sequence ATGTTAAATGCTAATACTTATGTTACGAGTCAAGAAGGTATTGGTGGATCTATTAGAAACCAATATGAAGATTTTTATGTTGAAGAAATTCCTGAGTTAATTCCAACAGGTGAAGGCCCAAACGTATGGGTTTGGATTGAAAAAATTGGAAGAACAACTCTTGATGTTGTTTTAGATATCGCTCGTGATTTACATATTGACAGAAAAAGAATGGGTTTTGCAGGAATGAAGGATAAAAAGGCCCTTACTCGTCAATGGATTTGTATTGCAAACATGGATTCAGAAGAACAGTTCAGACAAGTTGAAAACCTGGATATTTACAAAACTGATTTTTTAAAGATTACTCGTGGACGTAAAAAACTTAGAATGGGTCAGCTTAAAGGAAATAAATTCAGAATTCTCATTCGTGATTTGGATGACATTGAAAAAAGTGCAGATATTGCAAATGATGTTTTAAAGGAATTGGAAGTTACTGGTGTTCCTAATTATTTCGGTTGGCAGCGTTTCGGCAGGCCAAGGACCAACACTCATCTTGTAGGTGAGGCATTAATTCATAATGATTTGGCTGAAGCGGTTAGAATATATGTTGGAAATCCTTCAGAAGATGAAAGCCTGGAAAATCAGAAGGCAAGACAGGCTTATGATGACGGTGATTTGGAAAAATCTTTGGAATTGATGGGTAAAGGAATGCGTTATGAAAAAATGATCGTCCGTCAGTTGATTAAAGATTCCAAAAAAGGAGAATTGGATGATAAGGCATATATGAATGCTATTCATGCACTTCCAAAACCATTACAAAGAATGTTTGTCCATGCTTATCAATCTTACTTGTTTAATGATGTTGTAAGCCGTCGTGTTGAAATGGGAATCAATAAATACATTGAAGGAGACATCATTATTGATAATGATGAAAATATTGTTCGTGATAAGACTTCTGATGAATATCAGGAAATGATTGATAATTTTGAAGTTAATCCGACAGTTCCATTGTTTGGTACAAAAGTTCCTTTTGCCGGTGGTGAAGTTGGTGAAATGGAAAAATCAGTTCTTGAAAGTTATGGTCTTGAAAAAAGTGATTTTGAAGTTCCGAAAATGCCTAGATTAGGAAGCCATGGTCTTAGACGTGCTCTTCGTTTTCAAGTTTGGGATGCATCTGCCAAGGCAACTGACGAAGGTGTCCTGGCTGAATTTTCAATCAATAAAGGTTCATATGCAACAGCAGTTTTACGTGAAGTAATGAAAAAGGATGTTGTTTAA
- a CDS encoding DUF126 domain-containing protein: MIECRNIAKGKGKGELIVSSEPISFLGGVNPENGEVIDPNHELKGQIIKDKVLFIPGGKGSTVGSYVIFQMMKNNTAPKAIICLNAEPIIATGAIMSDIPMVDSPADTKELVNGTFVEVDGDNGTIEIL; encoded by the coding sequence ATGATAGAATGTAGAAATATTGCAAAAGGAAAAGGAAAAGGAGAATTGATTGTCAGTTCTGAACCAATTAGTTTTCTTGGTGGGGTAAACCCTGAAAATGGTGAAGTCATAGACCCTAATCATGAATTAAAAGGTCAAATAATTAAGGATAAGGTTTTATTCATTCCTGGAGGAAAAGGTTCTACAGTGGGTTCTTATGTAATCTTTCAAATGATGAAAAATAATACTGCTCCAAAGGCAATAATCTGTCTTAATGCAGAACCTATTATTGCTACTGGTGCAATAATGTCTGATATTCCAATGGTTGATTCACCTGCTGATACTAAAGAATTGGTTAATGGTACTTTCGTTGAAGTAGACGGGGATAATGGAACCATTGAGATTTTATAG